AGGGACCTGGGGCACGATCCTCGTGTGGCCCGCGGGAATGGCCGCGGTGCTCTTCCTCCGCCGGCGCGAGCTCGACCCGATCACCGTCCCGCGTCCGACTCCGGTCCTCGCGGGTCGGGAGGCGCGCGCCCTCCTCGGCGTGGGCATCGCCGCGCTCTCCCTGTCGCTGCTCGACGTGGGGACGCTGCTCGCGCTCCGGGCCCACTATCTGAGAACGCAGGGCGTGGAGTGGAACGGACTCCTGCAGGCGGCGCTCGCGCTCTCGCAGCAGATCGGTGCGGTCTTCTACGCGTACTACTCGGGGTACGCGTTCGGCAAGGTGAGCGCCGCCGCCGCCGCGGGCGGCGCGGACGCGGTGCGCGCGTACACCGTGCGCCAGTGGCGGCCGATCACCCTCCTCGCGATGGGCGCCTTCGCCTTCGCGGTGGTCGCCGCGACGCCGCTCCTCCACGTCCTCTACTCGGACCGGTTCGACGCGGCGAGACCGCTGATGGCGGCCTCGCTCTTCGGCGAGTACTGCCGTGTCGCGGCTCACGCCTGGGGACTCGGATCGCTTCCGCTGGGAGGGCGGTCGCTGTGGCTCCGGATCGGAATCACGCAGCCCCTCGTGATGGGGGCCGCCTACGCCTGGTTCGCGTCCGCGGGCGCGGGCGAGATGGCGCTTCCGTACGCGTACGCCGCGGCCGGGCTCGCCACGCTCGCGGTGTCGGTCGGGGCGATGAGCGGGAAGGGGGTTCGCCCCCGCGGTGGGGACGTCGTCTGGCTGATCCTCTCGCTCGCGCTGCTCGGCACGCTGGCGATGTGGAGGGCCGGGTGATCGCCGAGTCCCAGCGGAGACGCGCTACTTGACGACCGCCACCTTGGCCCGCTCCGCGAGCACCGAGCCCTCGGTCCCGACGAAGTAGATCCCAGACCGGAGACGCTGGCCGTCGCTCGCGCGCCCGTCCCACGTGACGTGGCCCGCGGCGTCGCTCGTCGCGGTCCACCGGGCGACGCGCCGTCCGTGGACGTCGTGCGCCTCGAACGTGACCGATCGCGGCACGCCCGTCGCGCGCACCGCGAGCTGGATCGGAAACGCGCCGACGGGGCTCAGAACCCGTGCCCGCGCGCTCCGCTCGCCGGAGACCTTCACGGTGACCGATCCCGTGATCGCCTCGCCGCTCCGGAGCTTCCCCGTGAGGGAGAGCTGCTGCGATCCGCTCTTGAGATACGGAAGGAGCGACTCCACCGAGAAGGTGACCTTCGCCTCCGAGGACGCCAGGGTGGCCGCGAGCCGGTGTCCGCTCCGGCTCCACGCCCCGGCCGGCACGGGATCGCCGACCCGGATCTCGACGGGACTCAGTGCTCCGGCGAGACGCAGGGTGGCGAAGTCCACCTCGAACACCGAGAACTCGTCCGACGAGAACCGGAAGCTGAGGTGCTGGCCCTTCCGGCCGACATCGATCGCATCCGAATCGACTCGAGGAGCGATCGAGAGCGTGGGCGGCCACTCGAACCGGAACGCGCGGTAGGAGAAGGTTCCCGTCGGGAGGTTCAGCTCCGCCACCTTCCTTCCGTCGGCAGTCACCTCCGTCGCGGTCGGGTTCGTGGACCCCCAGCCGATGAGGGTGTTTCCGTTCGGGAGGCGCTGCACGGACCCCATCGCTCCGCCGAACGTGTCGGGGGTGTTCCGGTACTGCCACACGAGGGTCGCCGTCCTGTTCGCCTCGTCGAGCGCGTACTCGACCGCGCGGGAGTAGGACGGCGTGTGCGTATTCCCGTTGTCGTAGAGGAGGAGATTCCCGTTGGCGAGCCGGCGCGCGGAGTGCTGCCAGGCGAAGCGATCCGGATCGTTCACGAACGTGAACTGGTTGTTCTTCCCGCCGAGCCGCCAGAGGATCGCGCCGGTCTCCCGGCTCACCTTCGTGACCTCGTCCATGTGGCGGCTCGAGAAGATCAGGTTCCCGTCGTGGTCGGGCTCGATCGAGTTCCCGTGCGCGTAGTCGACGGTCGCGGTCGTGAGGCTTCGCGATGTGGCGTCCGTGATCTGGAAGTGGTCCCAGGAGCGCCACTGGAAGACGACGTCCTTCTCGAGATCCAGTTCCTGGAGGACGAGGCCGACCACGATCGCGTCGGGGTTGCCCCCCTCCACCACCGCGCTCATGTCCACGGGCTGGCGATCGTACGACATGAGGAGGGAATGCCCGTTGGGGAGCAGGATGAGCTCGTGAAGGTCGATGGGAT
This portion of the Candidatus Eisenbacteria bacterium genome encodes:
- a CDS encoding polysaccharide biosynthesis C-terminal domain-containing protein; the protein is MYHAAVDAALWIDRLNRIVVSAGGPIFSAITGVIRNKWLAVHLDVAGIGILAQVASGSTWLGLASGLGLALPLTRSVAAASSRDDDAAARRSVWTALSLVTIAGLGLAVACVLLAEPISEAILGTPAYAGLVRISSVAVLSIAVANILLGALAGRSDLKAPLAFFAAGGAVSVALTMALVPRFGLTGGTWGTILVWPAGMAAVLFLRRRELDPITVPRPTPVLAGREARALLGVGIAALSLSLLDVGTLLALRAHYLRTQGVEWNGLLQAALALSQQIGAVFYAYYSGYAFGKVSAAAAAGGADAVRAYTVRQWRPITLLAMGAFAFAVVAATPLLHVLYSDRFDAARPLMAASLFGEYCRVAAHAWGLGSLPLGGRSLWLRIGITQPLVMGAAYAWFASAGAGEMALPYAYAAAGLATLAVSVGAMSGKGVRPRGGDVVWLILSLALLGTLAMWRAG
- a CDS encoding aryl-sulfate sulfotransferase encodes the protein MRLLHFVVAAFALTAPVALGVAPAPAPAATSPHSLPGFTYVSPAPGSQLHRPETNIIVRPGGVIDLSSLTEDRITATGSLTGEHPGTLRLSDDGETILFRPVMPFWHEEAVTCSIAAGIRTAAGDTLDGASFTFHIGPSLDAAALDPGSGLADRIGWSMEPDAMRSPSWSPATSLDSVPGLPDYQLSVTGPTAPGHLFVSDFRFDDPSYRSHLMILRNDGTPVFQKYLGEQGLDFKVQLHRWLTYFDGARGTYYVQNANGAVVDSIQTGNGYPIDLHELILLPNGHSLLMSYDRQPVDMSAVVEGGNPDAIVVGLVLQELDLEKDVVFQWRSWDHFQITDATSRSLTTATVDYAHGNSIEPDHDGNLIFSSRHMDEVTKVSRETGAILWRLGGKNNQFTFVNDPDRFAWQHSARRLANGNLLLYDNGNTHTPSYSRAVEYALDEANRTATLVWQYRNTPDTFGGAMGSVQRLPNGNTLIGWGSTNPTATEVTADGRKVAELNLPTGTFSYRAFRFEWPPTLSIAPRVDSDAIDVGRKGQHLSFRFSSDEFSVFEVDFATLRLAGALSPVEIRVGDPVPAGAWSRSGHRLAATLASSEAKVTFSVESLLPYLKSGSQQLSLTGKLRSGEAITGSVTVKVSGERSARARVLSPVGAFPIQLAVRATGVPRSVTFEAHDVHGRRVARWTATSDAAGHVTWDGRASDGQRLRSGIYFVGTEGSVLAERAKVAVVK